From Chloracidobacterium sp., the proteins below share one genomic window:
- a CDS encoding Uma2 family endonuclease → MPQPNKRHQWIVLSLAVRLMRWISERRLPYAVTRLGGQISEYMVRIPDLVVCRREDAAVKEGEEEAGVLRVGAPVVLVVEVVSENWRTTTGRSGRRTRGGVSRCMGWWIGGGGA, encoded by the coding sequence ATGCCCCAACCGAACAAACGCCACCAGTGGATTGTTTTGAGTTTGGCTGTGCGCCTGATGCGCTGGATCAGCGAGCGGCGACTGCCGTACGCGGTGACGCGGCTGGGGGGGCAAATCAGCGAGTACATGGTGCGGATTCCCGACTTGGTGGTGTGTCGGCGGGAGGACGCGGCGGTGAAGGAGGGAGAGGAAGAAGCCGGGGTGCTGCGGGTGGGGGCACCGGTGGTGTTGGTCGTGGAGGTGGTGAGTGAGAACTGGCGAACGACTACAGGGAGAAGCGGGCGGCGTACGCGCGGCGGGGTGTCGAGGTGTATGGGGTGGTGGATTGGCGGCGGCGGTGCTTAG
- a CDS encoding S9 family peptidase translates to MVQTTPTPPIAKKEPRVFELHGDKRVDEYFWLRDDKRQNPEVIAYLEAENTYAERVMAPHKAFEEALYKEMLGRIKETDLSVPYKYLGFFYYSRTEQGKQYPIYCRKKGSLDAPEEVLVDLNQLAEGKPFMALGAFAVSDDGRLLAYTTDETGYRQYKLHVKDLTTGQLLPDTAERVTNVEWAADNRTLFLVVEDPVTKRPNKLFRHTLGGATTEIFEEKDELYNLGLDRTNDRKYLIAVSTSSTTSEIRYLPSDQPDGEFRILYPRVDGIRYFVEHRNDEWFITTQDGGKNFRVVRAPVANPAKENWRELVPHNPKVKIETLNLFAKHAVLETREGGLEKLTVFDLESGKSHVIAFPEPAYTVGGATNAEFDTTKFRYTYESPITPRSVYEYDLDTRQQILLKQDEVVGGYDKTQYVTKRLFAIASDGVKIPITITYKKGLRRTGKNPTLLYGYGSYGISIPDGFSSNRLSLLNRGMIFAVAHIRGGGEMGEEWHEQGKMMRKKNTFTDFIACAEFLIKEKYTSPAHLAIQGASAGGLLMGAVVNMRPDLFQVVISQVPFVDVMNTMLDATLPLTTGEYIEWGNPNEKAAYDYMRSYSPYDNLKPGAYPAMLVTTALNDSQVAYWEPAKYVARLRTLKTDRNVLLLKTNMAAGHGGASGRYDALRETAFYYTFLLTQLGIEK, encoded by the coding sequence ATGGTCCAAACAACGCCGACGCCACCCATCGCCAAAAAAGAACCGCGTGTCTTTGAGCTACACGGCGACAAACGTGTAGACGAGTACTTCTGGCTGCGCGACGACAAGCGCCAAAACCCGGAAGTTATTGCCTACCTCGAAGCCGAAAACACCTACGCCGAGCGCGTTATGGCGCCGCACAAAGCGTTTGAAGAGGCACTCTACAAAGAAATGCTCGGACGCATCAAAGAAACCGACTTGAGTGTACCTTACAAGTACCTCGGCTTCTTCTATTACTCCCGCACCGAACAGGGAAAACAGTACCCGATTTATTGCCGCAAGAAAGGGTCACTCGACGCGCCGGAGGAAGTTCTGGTTGACCTCAACCAACTGGCGGAAGGCAAGCCATTTATGGCGCTCGGCGCATTTGCCGTCAGCGACGACGGCCGCCTGCTCGCCTATACGACCGACGAAACCGGCTATCGGCAGTACAAGCTGCACGTCAAGGACCTGACGACCGGCCAGTTACTGCCGGATACGGCCGAGCGCGTCACAAACGTCGAGTGGGCGGCAGACAACCGGACGCTCTTTCTCGTGGTGGAAGACCCGGTGACGAAACGTCCCAATAAGCTGTTTCGTCACACCTTGGGCGGTGCAACGACGGAAATTTTTGAGGAAAAGGACGAGCTTTACAACCTCGGTCTCGACCGTACGAATGACCGGAAGTATCTCATTGCGGTTTCCACGAGCTCGACGACGAGCGAAATTCGCTACTTACCGAGTGACCAACCCGACGGCGAATTTCGCATCCTGTATCCTCGTGTGGATGGCATTCGCTACTTTGTCGAACACCGCAATGACGAGTGGTTCATCACGACGCAGGACGGCGGCAAAAACTTTCGCGTCGTCCGCGCTCCGGTCGCCAATCCAGCGAAGGAAAACTGGCGCGAGCTTGTTCCCCACAATCCGAAGGTGAAAATTGAAACATTGAATCTCTTTGCCAAGCATGCTGTTTTGGAAACCCGCGAAGGCGGCCTCGAAAAACTCACAGTTTTTGACTTGGAAAGCGGCAAATCGCATGTCATCGCATTTCCCGAACCGGCCTATACGGTCGGCGGCGCGACCAATGCGGAGTTTGACACAACGAAGTTCCGTTACACTTATGAATCGCCAATTACGCCGCGCTCAGTGTATGAATATGATCTCGACACGCGCCAACAAATCCTGCTCAAGCAGGATGAAGTTGTTGGGGGCTATGACAAGACACAGTACGTCACCAAGCGGCTGTTCGCCATAGCCTCAGACGGTGTGAAGATTCCCATTACTATCACCTACAAGAAAGGCCTTAGACGAACGGGTAAGAATCCAACGCTGCTATATGGCTACGGTAGCTATGGCATTTCAATTCCCGACGGCTTTTCGTCCAACCGGTTATCCTTGCTGAATCGGGGGATGATTTTCGCCGTGGCGCACATTCGCGGCGGCGGTGAGATGGGCGAGGAATGGCACGAACAAGGCAAGATGATGCGCAAGAAGAACACCTTTACCGATTTCATCGCCTGCGCCGAGTTTCTCATCAAAGAGAAATACACCTCGCCGGCTCATCTGGCTATCCAGGGCGCTAGCGCCGGCGGCTTGCTCATGGGCGCCGTGGTCAATATGCGCCCCGATTTGTTTCAGGTCGTCATCTCGCAGGTGCCCTTCGTGGACGTGATGAACACGATGCTGGACGCGACCCTGCCGCTTACCACCGGCGAGTACATCGAATGGGGCAACCCCAACGAAAAAGCAGCCTACGACTACATGCGGTCGTATTCGCCCTACGACAATCTCAAGCCGGGCGCGTATCCGGCGATGCTTGTTACGACAGCGCTCAACGACAGCCAAGTGGCCTACTGGGAGCCGGCGAAGTACGTTGCGCGCTTGCGGACGCTCAAAACCGACCGGAATGTTCTCCTGCTCAAGACGAACATGGCGGCGGGGCATGGCGGAGCGTCAGGACGCTACGACGCGCTGCGCGAGACGGCGTTTTACTACACCTTTCTGCTGACGCAACTTGGGATTGAAAAATAG
- a CDS encoding PhoH family protein → MKKLTLPEEGLDILFGAYDENIRYLETLLNVRIGARGSEVTIEGDAADTAAVESILTDFAELVGEGAAPSSQELRQAFKQIADDRTASLKTFFSKTYRFNPTGRKMVSARTPNQRRYLEALQAYELVFGIGPAGTGKTFLAVAMALHYLWQKKVSRIILTRPAVEAGEKLGFLPGDLQDKVDPYLRPLYDALFDLADPDKITRMLEKRIIEVAPLAFMRGRTLAEAFIILDEAQNTTSEQMKMFLTRIGYGSRVVVTGDATQIDLPVGKLSGLIEATNVLRDISEIAIVEFTNRDVVRHRLVQLIVQAYDRARQNA, encoded by the coding sequence TTGAAGAAGCTAACGCTGCCGGAGGAAGGTCTCGACATCCTCTTTGGAGCCTACGATGAGAACATTCGCTACCTTGAGACGCTTCTTAATGTACGCATCGGCGCGCGTGGCAGCGAAGTGACCATCGAGGGCGACGCCGCTGACACGGCCGCTGTGGAAAGTATCCTGACCGATTTCGCCGAACTCGTCGGTGAGGGCGCTGCGCCATCGAGTCAAGAGTTGCGGCAAGCGTTCAAGCAAATCGCCGACGACCGCACGGCGTCGCTTAAGACTTTCTTCTCAAAGACTTACCGCTTCAATCCGACCGGACGCAAAATGGTGTCGGCGCGGACGCCCAATCAGCGCCGTTACTTGGAGGCGCTTCAGGCGTACGAACTGGTGTTCGGGATTGGGCCGGCTGGCACAGGCAAGACCTTTCTTGCCGTGGCGATGGCGCTGCACTATCTCTGGCAAAAAAAGGTCTCGCGCATCATTCTGACGCGGCCGGCGGTGGAAGCCGGTGAAAAGCTGGGTTTCCTTCCAGGTGACCTGCAGGACAAGGTTGACCCTTACCTACGACCGCTCTACGACGCGCTGTTTGACTTGGCCGATCCCGACAAAATCACCCGCATGCTTGAAAAGCGCATCATCGAGGTTGCGCCGCTGGCCTTCATGCGTGGACGAACTCTGGCCGAAGCGTTCATCATTCTTGACGAGGCGCAGAACACGACATCCGAACAGATGAAGATGTTCCTGACGCGGATTGGTTACGGCTCGCGGGTGGTTGTAACCGGTGACGCAACGCAGATTGACCTGCCGGTGGGCAAATTGTCGGGACTGATTGAAGCGACCAACGTCTTGCGCGACATCAGCGAGATTGCCATTGTCGAGTTCACCAACCGCGATGTCGTCCGGCACCGGCTGGTGCAATTGATTGTCCAAGCCTACGACCGTGCTCGGCAAAACGCCTGA
- a CDS encoding NADP-dependent oxidoreductase produces MAEYINRQWRLAARPVGNFKDTDFTWHEEPVPALADGQVLVRNIYLSLDPTNRIWAAQDSYLPAVPLGDVMRGVAIGVVEASRTDALPVGAFVQGLLGWQLYYVGDGKGLTPIVKIPGHSLLLYHGVLGAIGLTAYFGLLDIGRPKVGETLVVSAAAGAVGSLVGQIGKIQGCRVVGIAGGPEKCRWIVEDLGFDAAIDYKNENVGEALARHCPAGIDVYFDNVGGAILDAALARMNNFGRVVACGAISQYTADRPPTGPANFLLVISKRLRIEGFIVLDYLPRAQEAMPRLLEWVTEGRLKYRLDVVEGLENAPRAVRKLFDGSNTGKLVVKVSEEP; encoded by the coding sequence ATGGCCGAATACATCAACCGCCAGTGGCGACTAGCCGCCCGTCCGGTAGGGAATTTCAAAGACACCGACTTTACCTGGCATGAAGAACCGGTTCCGGCCCTCGCCGACGGGCAGGTGCTTGTGCGCAACATTTATCTATCACTTGACCCAACCAATCGCATCTGGGCGGCGCAGGATTCCTACTTGCCGGCCGTCCCGCTCGGCGATGTGATGCGCGGCGTGGCGATTGGCGTCGTCGAGGCGTCCCGCACGGACGCCCTTCCGGTCGGCGCGTTTGTGCAGGGCCTGCTTGGCTGGCAACTGTACTACGTCGGCGACGGCAAAGGGCTGACGCCGATTGTCAAAATTCCGGGTCACTCGCTGCTGCTTTACCACGGCGTCCTTGGCGCGATTGGACTGACGGCATACTTCGGCTTGCTCGACATTGGGCGTCCAAAAGTAGGTGAGACGCTAGTTGTGTCGGCGGCGGCCGGCGCTGTTGGCTCGCTGGTCGGCCAAATCGGCAAGATCCAAGGCTGCCGTGTTGTCGGCATTGCCGGCGGCCCAGAAAAATGCCGGTGGATTGTTGAAGATCTCGGCTTTGACGCAGCGATTGATTATAAAAACGAAAACGTTGGCGAGGCGCTGGCCCGACATTGCCCGGCAGGGATTGACGTGTACTTCGACAATGTCGGCGGCGCGATACTCGATGCGGCGCTGGCGCGCATGAACAACTTCGGGCGCGTCGTCGCCTGCGGGGCGATTTCCCAGTACACCGCCGACCGGCCGCCGACTGGACCGGCCAACTTTCTGTTGGTGATCAGCAAACGCCTACGGATCGAGGGCTTCATTGTGCTGGATTATCTGCCGCGCGCTCAGGAAGCGATGCCGCGTCTGTTGGAATGGGTCACAGAAGGCCGCCTCAAATACCGGCTGGACGTTGTCGAAGGGCTGGAAAACGCACCGCGGGCGGTGCGCAAGCTCTTTGACGGCTCGAACACAGGCAAGCTGGTTGTCAAGGTTTCCGAAGAACCATGA
- a CDS encoding PIG-L family deacetylase, protein MLKRLLIALLSALFIAPGAPKAKERLLTLQTQARSRYDRGLTGLRLQLRRLPTTASVLHIGAHPDDEDSALIARLARGDGARVAYLSLTRGEGGQNILGPEQGAALGLIRTEELAEARAIDGGEQFFTRAFDFGFSKTLKETEAKWDALHGRDAVLSDIVRVIREFKPLVIVARWGGTPRDGHGHHQYCGYLTPIAFAKAADPSWRPELGPAWQAKKLYVSADVAPPENTNPTLSLPTGVYDPVLGRTYFQIAMEGRSQHKSQEMGALEPDGERFSGVKLVESRVPTNPQTETSLFDGLDTSLRSLLPDTAPDDARRAMDDVQAMTNRLLAEACSLDETLAILTTAYERLVQCGLALDGKPLDGPEAVVVDTSGEGAFNPKRDTLPPSSALRIKKAQIVQAILLAAGFRAMTLADAETVTEGDIVTISQKVRIGTTSVAQSAAVDNWGRPLLSGYLSGFLSHPGATVEPLRIEAGTWESVRVVMPNEPVDVSRTRPWLSAIVTLNIRGRRYLFTQPVEHCFADPVRGERCDEVEVVPSLSVRVSESLWLAFRAPESRAKRLTVTVANHSQQSRGGTLTLRAPDGWRVEPPTATVTLPPKSKQSVVFNVTIPRTTADGRYKLAASVASDGKTYDRDVQAISHPHIRTRRLYPKAEVEVVVTDVKVASVKVGYVMGSGDLVPQAIERLGLSVTLLDEATLAAGDLRKFDVIVVGVRASQTRPDFATEHARLLDYVRAGGTLIVQYQRPDYLQRRLPPFPASGVTRTTDENAPVTILKPDHPVFNIPNRITASDWDGWVQERSLYDFETYDARYTPLLAAHDPGEPPRTGGLLVADIGRGRYIYTSYAWFRQLPAGVPGAYRVFANLLSLPKAPSFVRHQ, encoded by the coding sequence ATGCTCAAGCGACTACTCATCGCTTTGCTTTCGGCGCTGTTCATCGCGCCGGGCGCGCCCAAAGCCAAGGAACGATTGCTTACACTGCAAACGCAGGCGCGCAGCCGATATGACCGGGGCTTGACGGGATTGCGGCTTCAACTCCGGCGGCTGCCGACGACGGCGAGCGTTCTACACATCGGCGCGCATCCCGACGATGAAGACTCCGCGCTCATCGCTCGACTGGCGCGCGGCGACGGGGCGCGGGTGGCGTACCTGTCGCTCACACGCGGCGAGGGCGGACAAAACATTCTGGGTCCGGAGCAAGGCGCGGCGCTGGGTCTGATTCGCACTGAAGAACTGGCTGAAGCGCGCGCCATTGACGGCGGCGAGCAGTTTTTCACTCGCGCTTTCGACTTCGGCTTTAGCAAGACGCTCAAGGAAACCGAAGCCAAGTGGGACGCGCTGCACGGTCGTGACGCCGTTCTGAGCGACATCGTGCGCGTTATCCGCGAGTTTAAGCCACTAGTCATCGTAGCGCGCTGGGGTGGTACGCCGCGCGACGGCCACGGGCATCATCAGTACTGCGGCTATCTGACACCCATCGCCTTTGCGAAAGCCGCCGACCCAAGCTGGCGTCCCGAACTTGGTCCGGCTTGGCAAGCGAAAAAGTTGTATGTCAGTGCAGATGTCGCACCGCCGGAAAACACCAATCCGACGCTGAGCCTACCAACTGGCGTGTACGACCCCGTTTTGGGCCGCACCTACTTTCAAATCGCCATGGAAGGGCGCAGCCAGCACAAATCGCAAGAAATGGGCGCGCTCGAACCCGACGGCGAGCGCTTTTCCGGCGTCAAGCTGGTGGAAAGCCGCGTACCAACCAATCCGCAAACCGAAACTTCGTTGTTTGATGGTTTGGATACGAGTCTGCGGAGCCTTTTGCCGGATACTGCGCCAGATGACGCGCGGCGCGCGATGGACGACGTACAAGCCATGACCAATCGCTTGCTTGCGGAAGCCTGCTCGCTGGACGAAACCTTAGCGATCCTGACCACAGCCTACGAACGGCTTGTTCAGTGCGGACTGGCGCTCGACGGCAAACCGCTTGACGGCCCTGAAGCCGTCGTTGTTGACACAAGCGGCGAAGGGGCTTTCAACCCAAAACGCGACACGCTGCCGCCTTCCTCCGCATTACGGATTAAGAAGGCGCAGATCGTACAGGCCATCTTATTGGCGGCCGGTTTTCGGGCGATGACGCTGGCCGATGCTGAAACTGTCACCGAAGGCGACATAGTGACGATCAGCCAAAAGGTGCGGATTGGAACGACCTCGGTGGCACAGTCTGCGGCGGTGGACAACTGGGGGCGGCCACTGCTGAGCGGCTATTTGTCCGGTTTTCTGTCCCATCCCGGCGCAACAGTTGAGCCGTTGCGGATAGAGGCGGGAACGTGGGAAAGCGTGCGGGTCGTGATGCCGAACGAGCCGGTTGACGTGTCACGGACACGCCCGTGGCTCAGCGCTATCGTCACATTGAACATTCGCGGTCGAAGGTATCTCTTCACCCAGCCGGTTGAACATTGCTTCGCGGATCCTGTGCGTGGGGAGCGATGCGACGAGGTTGAGGTTGTTCCTTCCCTATCGGTTCGGGTTTCCGAATCGTTGTGGCTTGCGTTCCGAGCGCCAGAAAGCCGCGCCAAGCGCCTCACGGTCACAGTGGCAAACCATTCGCAGCAGAGCCGAGGGGGAACCCTGACACTGCGTGCGCCGGATGGATGGCGGGTTGAGCCGCCGACGGCGACGGTGACGCTTCCGCCGAAAAGCAAGCAGAGCGTTGTGTTCAACGTGACAATACCGCGCACCACGGCGGACGGCCGGTACAAGCTTGCAGCGTCGGTCGCCAGCGACGGTAAAACCTATGACCGCGATGTCCAAGCGATTAGCCATCCGCACATTCGGACGCGGCGGTTATACCCCAAGGCCGAAGTCGAGGTCGTGGTGACGGATGTCAAGGTCGCGTCGGTCAAAGTCGGCTATGTCATGGGAAGCGGTGATCTTGTCCCGCAGGCCATTGAGCGTCTTGGGCTGTCTGTGACGTTGCTTGACGAGGCGACTCTGGCGGCGGGTGATCTGCGGAAGTTCGATGTGATTGTCGTCGGCGTGCGGGCTTCGCAGACGCGCCCTGACTTCGCCACCGAACACGCGCGCTTGCTCGATTACGTCAGGGCAGGTGGGACGCTTATCGTCCAGTATCAGCGTCCCGACTACCTTCAGCGCAGGCTACCGCCGTTTCCGGCTTCCGGGGTGACGCGGACGACCGATGAGAACGCGCCGGTGACGATCTTGAAGCCCGACCATCCGGTGTTCAATATCCCGAACCGCATCACGGCGAGCGATTGGGACGGGTGGGTGCAGGAGCGGTCGCTCTACGATTTTGAAACCTACGACGCGCGTTATACGCCCTTGCTGGCGGCGCACGATCCGGGTGAACCGCCGCGCACAGGTGGGTTGTTGGTCGCCGACATCGGTCGGGGGCGGTACATTTACACCAGCTATGCATGGTTTCGGCAGTTGCCAGCCGGCGTCCCTGGCGCATACCGCGTCTTTGCCAACTTACTGAGCCTACCGAAAGCGCCGTCCTTTGTCAGACACCAGTGA
- the recO gene encoding DNA repair protein RecO: MSTTTLRSGDAFVLRAYDYAEAHKIVVLFTRTDGLIRAVAHGARSARSKYGAAFELLSEVAVAYREREGRELAQLTSCDVKRTRFAAAADPAAVAMLGYWAELVCELFPPHQANDPVYRLLAVGCEAIERRLALSVAEAWRIQPALTVYVETWLLRLAGFLPTWKQCALCGAAFGAGETARLAADGTPGCQSCLPVGRWLGPLTRGAYAAIQRLVPDEFLAQTPAPAVLDEVAEVNQRLLQAAIERPLKSYAVWRRLRAEPPV, encoded by the coding sequence ATGTCGACCACGACTCTGCGCAGCGGCGACGCTTTCGTGCTGCGCGCCTATGACTATGCCGAGGCGCACAAGATCGTCGTGCTGTTTACCCGCACGGACGGCTTGATTCGGGCGGTTGCGCACGGCGCACGCAGCGCCAGAAGCAAGTATGGCGCGGCGTTTGAGCTGCTTTCCGAAGTCGCCGTCGCCTATCGTGAACGCGAAGGGCGTGAGTTGGCGCAGTTGACGAGTTGCGACGTGAAGCGGACGCGCTTCGCCGCCGCAGCCGACCCGGCTGCTGTGGCGATGCTGGGCTACTGGGCCGAGCTGGTTTGTGAACTCTTCCCGCCGCACCAAGCAAATGATCCAGTCTACCGGCTGTTGGCTGTCGGCTGTGAAGCTATTGAACGCCGACTGGCGCTCAGCGTCGCCGAAGCTTGGCGCATACAACCAGCGCTGACAGTTTATGTTGAGACGTGGCTGCTGCGTCTGGCCGGCTTTCTTCCAACCTGGAAGCAGTGCGCCCTGTGCGGTGCGGCGTTCGGCGCTGGAGAGACAGCGCGGCTGGCGGCGGATGGGACGCCCGGCTGTCAGTCATGCCTGCCCGTCGGACGGTGGCTTGGCCCGCTCACGCGCGGCGCTTATGCGGCGATTCAGCGCCTTGTGCCGGATGAGTTCCTGGCGCAAACCCCGGCACCGGCCGTACTGGATGAGGTGGCTGAAGTCAATCAGCGCCTTCTGCAAGCAGCGATTGAACGCCCGCTGAAAAGCTACGCCGTTTGGCGGCGGCTGCGTGCAGAACCACCCGTATGA
- a CDS encoding M15 family metallopeptidase, translating to MSAPAKPDSQFIDKSYLLGKFDPARDSRFVKLEDRYTAGAARCQYLRRETYAAFVKMAEDAKKDNIELIIVSATRNFDRQKDIWETKWKERQAITDPVERARDILRYSSMPGTSRHHWGTDIDLNSLEDDYFKSAVGLAVYQWLVTHAGKYGFCQPYTSKEKGRTGYEEEKWHWSYTPLSVPLLQQYLKTITLDDITGFQGSETAVALDVIRGYVAGVDCQ from the coding sequence ATGTCAGCACCTGCAAAGCCCGATAGCCAATTTATAGACAAAAGCTATCTCCTTGGAAAATTCGATCCGGCCCGAGACAGTCGTTTTGTCAAACTTGAAGACCGCTATACGGCTGGAGCTGCACGTTGCCAGTACTTGCGCAGGGAGACTTATGCCGCGTTTGTCAAAATGGCTGAAGACGCCAAGAAAGATAACATAGAATTGATCATCGTCTCGGCAACCCGCAACTTTGACCGTCAGAAGGATATCTGGGAGACAAAATGGAAGGAGCGGCAGGCAATTACCGATCCGGTAGAGCGGGCGCGGGATATTCTCAGGTATTCCTCTATGCCAGGTACATCCCGTCATCACTGGGGAACAGACATTGATTTGAACAGTTTAGAGGATGATTACTTCAAATCAGCTGTTGGATTGGCGGTTTATCAATGGCTTGTAACCCATGCCGGCAAGTATGGATTTTGCCAACCCTACACCTCCAAGGAGAAGGGACGGACAGGTTATGAGGAAGAAAAATGGCACTGGTCATATACGCCCTTGTCAGTCCCTTTGTTGCAGCAATACCTCAAAACAATCACGCTTGACGATATTACAGGTTTCCAGGGAAGCGAGACGGCGGTTGCATTGGACGTTATCAGGGGCTACGTCGCGGGCGTCGATTGTCAGTAG
- the msrP gene encoding protein-methionine-sulfoxide reductase catalytic subunit MsrP: protein MLIKRPADIKSSEITPEQLYFNRRAFIQALAAAGSCAATAGLYHLFASANRRPPAGPAPQPLTTVAPTDRALTTDEPPTNYDDVTHYNNFYEFSTAKHDVAYEAQALVTRPWTVAVDGLVGRPRTFDVGELIRLFPLEERIYRLRCVEGWSMVIPWVGFPLAGLLKLVEPLGAAQFVAFETLYDPKQFPLQRGRLLNWPYREGLRLDEALHPLTLLAVGLYGKTLPNQNGAPLRLVVPWKYGFKSIKSIVRITLTERMPRTTWREAAPHEYGFYANVNPHVSHPRWSQATERRIGEFNRRPTLMFNGYAEQVASLYAGMDLRRFY, encoded by the coding sequence ATGCTTATCAAACGACCCGCCGACATCAAAAGCTCGGAGATCACCCCGGAGCAGCTGTATTTCAATCGGCGGGCCTTTATTCAGGCCTTGGCGGCGGCTGGTTCATGCGCAGCAACGGCAGGATTGTACCACCTGTTCGCCAGCGCAAATCGCCGGCCGCCGGCTGGCCCCGCTCCACAACCACTAACGACGGTTGCTCCGACCGACCGCGCGTTGACGACGGATGAGCCACCGACCAACTACGATGACGTCACTCACTACAACAACTTCTATGAGTTCTCAACCGCTAAGCATGACGTCGCCTACGAGGCGCAGGCGTTGGTGACGCGCCCGTGGACGGTTGCAGTGGATGGGTTGGTCGGCCGGCCGCGGACGTTCGACGTGGGCGAGCTCATCCGCCTCTTCCCGTTGGAAGAACGCATCTATCGGCTGCGGTGCGTCGAAGGTTGGTCAATGGTCATTCCGTGGGTCGGCTTCCCGTTGGCCGGCCTGCTCAAGTTGGTAGAGCCGCTGGGCGCGGCGCAATTTGTCGCCTTCGAGACCCTATACGATCCAAAACAGTTCCCACTACAACGCGGTAGGCTGTTGAACTGGCCTTACCGAGAAGGTTTGCGACTGGACGAAGCCTTGCACCCGCTCACGTTGCTGGCCGTCGGGCTATACGGTAAAACGCTTCCGAACCAGAACGGCGCACCGCTGCGGCTGGTTGTTCCGTGGAAGTACGGCTTCAAAAGCATTAAGTCTATTGTACGTATTACCCTCACCGAGCGGATGCCGCGCACGACCTGGCGAGAAGCTGCTCCCCATGAGTACGGCTTTTACGCCAACGTCAACCCGCATGTGAGCCACCCTCGGTGGAGTCAGGCGACTGAACGGCGCATCGGTGAGTTCAACCGGCGACCGACATTGATGTTCAACGGTTATGCCGAGCAGGTAGCATCGCTCTACGCCGGCATGGACTTGAGAAGGTTTTATTGA
- the lpxB gene encoding lipid-A-disaccharide synthase translates to MTRSIFIVAGEASGDAHAAELVRELQRLATQDGGAALRFWGMGGAAMAAAGVAPLTRMEAVSVIGIVEVLRHLPTIRRVFHALVADVERERPDLAILVDFPDFNLRLAKQLARHGVPVVWYISPQVWAWRSGRVKTLKRLVTQMLVLFPFEVDFYAQRGMAVTFVGHPLLDRVPRFSDAEKLILRERLGWPPDGRIVALLPGSRRSELRHYLPPMLAAAERLAHTDKALHFVIPRAPSLDEAHFTPFMQKAAVPIRLTHQAFYETLAVADAAVVASGTATLEAALIGTPMVIVGKVAPLTAAYLRRFAPLAYVGLVNYVMGEVAVPELLQEQVTGDNIAQRLQRLLTDETERERLQTVYAAVRARLGERGASARAAQAVWRLISPKDVSA, encoded by the coding sequence GTGACCCGCTCGATTTTCATCGTCGCCGGTGAAGCGTCAGGCGACGCCCACGCTGCCGAGCTTGTCCGTGAACTTCAGCGACTGGCGACACAGGACGGCGGGGCGGCTTTGCGTTTTTGGGGGATGGGCGGGGCGGCGATGGCTGCGGCCGGGGTCGCACCGCTGACGCGCATGGAAGCCGTGAGCGTCATTGGCATCGTCGAGGTGCTCCGCCATTTGCCGACGATCCGGCGTGTATTTCACGCTTTGGTGGCGGATGTGGAACGTGAGCGGCCTGACCTGGCAATTCTAGTGGACTTCCCCGACTTCAACCTTCGTCTGGCTAAGCAGCTTGCACGGCACGGCGTTCCGGTCGTCTGGTACATTAGCCCGCAGGTGTGGGCTTGGCGTAGTGGTCGCGTCAAAACGCTCAAACGGCTAGTGACGCAAATGCTGGTGCTGTTTCCGTTTGAAGTAGACTTCTACGCGCAGCGCGGCATGGCGGTGACGTTTGTTGGTCATCCGCTGCTTGATCGCGTCCCCCGCTTTTCAGACGCCGAGAAGCTGATCCTAAGAGAACGATTGGGCTGGCCCCCCGACGGGCGGATTGTCGCGCTGTTGCCGGGAAGCCGGCGGTCGGAACTGCGGCACTACCTGCCGCCAATGTTAGCGGCGGCGGAGCGGCTGGCGCACACTGATAAGGCGCTTCACTTTGTCATTCCTCGTGCGCCGTCATTGGACGAAGCCCATTTCACACCTTTTATGCAGAAGGCTGCCGTCCCCATCCGGCTGACGCACCAGGCGTTTTATGAAACGCTGGCGGTCGCTGACGCCGCCGTGGTCGCTTCGGGTACGGCGACGTTAGAAGCAGCGCTCATCGGGACGCCAATGGTGATTGTCGGGAAGGTTGCGCCGCTGACGGCGGCTTATCTGCGGCGCTTTGCGCCGTTGGCCTACGTAGGGCTTGTCAACTACGTGATGGGTGAAGTCGCCGTCCCGGAACTGCTTCAGGAACAAGTCACCGGCGACAACATTGCACAGCGACTCCAGCGACTTTTGACGGATGAAACCGAGCGTGAACGGCTGCAAACGGTGTACGCCGCCGTTCGTGCTCGACTTGGCGAGCGAGGCGCGTCGGCGCGGGCGGCGCAGGCCGTATGGCGGCTTATCTCGCCTAAAGATGTTTCCGCGTAG